The segment ATTTATTTAAATAATATATGTCTTTTTCTTTATTATATTGTTCTATATCACTATCTAAAATTAAATTTAATCAACTAATTAATTTTTCTTTATCCATATTTATACCTCCTACTTAACCTAATATTTAAAATACAGTCATAACAAATTGCTTTACCATTTTTATCTCTTAAAAAATATTTTCTTGTTTTTATATCATTAGTATTAAAGAATAAATAATCTAATTTATTTTGTTTACATGTTCAACAAAAATACTTTTTCATTATGATTTGAAATTTCCTTATAAGAAGTAACTATATAATTAATTGGTAAATCATCATGTTTATATGGATTATTTATTTTAAAACCTTTTCTGTTTTCTTCTCACGTAATGTTATATTTAAAACAAGGATTAGTAATTTTAGTTTTGTTATCTGTTATTTCACCGATAAATCAACTATTATGCTGGTCATAAAATTTTAATGGTTCAAGTTTTATATCATTAAGATAATATTCTTTTGGAGCAGTTGGTTTATTAACAGTTATTTTTTGGTCTTTAATATATGGTTCTAATAATTTTATTAATTCATTACCACTTAATTCTCTTTTAATATTTTCTAAATTAAAAACTCAATATGTATATTTATCATCAGCAATAAAACTATTATTTTTAACCATTCATTTTGGACATTGTAATTTATATTCACCATAATCAATAAGAATAGATTGTGGTCTATCTTTAACAATTTGTTCTTTTTTAAATTATATTTGCATAATAATCCTTTCCTAATATGTTCTGTTGCTTCTAGCATAAAGAACATATATTTTGATTTTTAGATTATTAATAATACTACTATTCGTTTTATTCATTCCATGAAAACTGGGCTCAAAAATAAATTATGAAATTTTAAAAAACATTGAGGCATTCGATTCAATATTTATTTAATTTGTGTTGAACAAATTAATATTTTAATTGAACCGGCACCGCTCAATTTTTTTTACAAGTTTTAAATTTATTTTCTCGCCCAAAAAAATTTTTTCAAAAAAATAAAAAATAAAACCAACACTTGCTCACTGGGGAGTGGCAAGGTTGGTTAAATAAAGAATAGAATTAATACAATAGGTCCCTACAACAGGTCTATATATACTAGTTTCCAATTCGCTCCCACCCCAAGAATTACCATTAATGGTTAGTATATTTTATTAGGTATCACTCCACTTTTTATTTATCCATGCAAGTCCACATACTAGCTACTATTTTTAACAACTGTGTTGTAGTTCACTTTTTTAGTTCCCTAACACGTGTTGATAATAGCGTTAAAGACGGTTATTAATTATTAACTTCTCCTACTTGGTCACTGCGTGTAGTAGATATTTAAAGGATGTTAATAATAAAAATTTTAAAATTTTACAATTACAAAAAAAGACAAGATTATTTCTTGTCTTTTTCCTTGTTAATAATTTTTATTTTATCTTTTAAATGTATATTTTTTAAAATACGTCGAATATAAATTTAAATTTAAGGGTAAAAGAGAATTTAATTTGTCTATCATCATTTTTAAATGGTAATTTTGGAAATAAGTTACTAATATAATAATTAATTATTTCGTAAATTTGACAACCGCCCAGTAACTTATAAAAGAAGAATTTATGAATATTTTGATGAAAAATTACAAAAATGAGTTCGTGTTTGTTTAGTTGATGAATGACTAGAATTACCTAAATATAAAAGAATTGGTGAAGATGTTGAACAAATTATTATTGAATATTTTGCTGACGGAAAAAGATATCATGATATTTGTGCTATTTGTAAAAAAGCAGGTATTAGTGTTAGCACTGTTCATAGAGTTTTTAAGAATTTAGAAGTAATTGAAGCAAATCCAGTAAAAGTAAAATTAGAAAAAAATCAACCTATTTTTGTAGCAATTGATGATGGACATCGAAAGTTTTGAGATTTTAAACGTAAAGGTATAAAACACTCTATGAGATTAATAACAACATATACAGATAATATTAATCACAAAGTACAAAATAAAAGAGTAAAAGCAATTATAAGACCAACAAGAACAGCAATTGGAGTTAAAAAGACTGTTGAATTTATTAAAGAACATTGTAAAAAATTTTATGAAAATGTTGAACAAGCAAAAATAATTATTTGTGGTGATAGTGCAGGGTGAATTAAAGATGTTGCAGATTATTTAGGTGCTGAGTTTATTTTAGATAAATTTCATTTAATTAGAAGATTATATCTTGGAATATTGGCTGGAAATAAAGGAAAATATTTAAAAGAATATAATCACTGTAAAAATTTAATTAATAATGGTAAATATGATGAATTAATTGACTATTTATATAATCAATTAGATAATCATAAAAAATTAAAGAAAAAATATTTTAAAAATAATAAACAAGGTATTGAAAATCAAGGTAAGAAATGAAATATTGGTTGTTATACTGAAACAAATATTTGACATGTTTTAAAAGAAATGCTTGGTAATAGAACATATAATATTTTAATTTATATTAAAATGGTTATTTTTAAATGTAATAAAATAAATTTAGAAACATAATTAATGAATGTAATAATTACTTATTATTTCACAATTTGCAATAGCATCTCAAAAATTATTATTTTTTATTTTTCTTTTTAAACCAATAATTAAGAATGTTAATGACAAAATTATAGAAATAAAAATTGGAACTACAATTGTAGAAAAAATAACTGCAATTTTTAACCATAATAAAGAATAATTATAAGAATTATGAATAATATAATAACTTCCAAAATTATTAAGGCAAATATTGTTATTAGTTAATATATAATATCAACTGTATTTACTTCATAAAGTAAAACCATTATATTCATATATTAAAGGTTCTGTATTTTTAACTAAATGATTACTTTTAATAGTTACTAGTTCTTTTCCATGAAATAAACCTAGTAATAATAATCCTGCAATAATAATTAAAATAGTTAAAATAAATAGTACTACAGTCAATAACTGTAATTTTTTAAGTGCTTTAATTTTCATTTTTAAATTCTCCTTAACTTTACTTCATAAGTTTAACATTTAACAAACTTAATTATAAGTATTTTAGTTGCAATATTTTTAAAAAAATTATATCATTTAAATACAATTTCATAAAAATCCAAATTATTTCTTGTCTAACATAATAATAAGACTACAACGATTTAATTTATTCCGGATTTTTGACAATCTCCCAAAATCTTTTATATTTTTCTTTCTTTTTATAAATCTAAATTTTATATCTTTAAACATATTTTCTTCCTTTTAAATTTATTTATTTATGTTCACTATTGTATTATTCAATCGTAATTTTCCATAAATTGCCAATATAAGTGCATCATTAACTTTATCTAGTTCACTCTCATTAATAAAAATACCATTAATACCATTTTCACCAATACTACCATCACCTTTACCAAAATAACTTAACTTTAAATCTAAATTCAAACTAGATAAATCAACAGCATAAAAATGTCATATTTTTATTGAAGTTTTATTAGCATAGTAACTACCAAGTCTATAAATACAATCAAGTTTTAAGCTTCTAATATTAATTCCTGTTTCTTCTAAAATTTCATTCTTAACAGTTTCTAGTGATGATTTACCTAATTTACAACCACCTGTTAGAGTACTAAAAAATGATATCTTTTTATTTTCAAATAAAGGATTCTTTTCTTTCATTAATAAAAATCAATATTGATTGTATTTATATACAAAAGGTAAAACTGCAACTCCTTCATTATTACATCATGGTTCACTAACACCTGTCATAAAGCCATTAGTAATTAACTTTAAAAATTTGCCCATAATAAACTCCCTTTACTATAAGTAATATTATAACATTAACTTAAAATTGAATTTCAAATTTTATACTAACTAAAAATAAAATTTATCCCAAATATTAATGAAAAAAATCATAAATAATTCCCTACTAAGATAATAGTTAATATATAATTTATTTATTATATAAAAATAAATAGGAGGAACAATAATGATTTACACAATTAATAATTTATTTATTAATAGTAACGATAAAACTAAAAAAATACCAACACAAGTAACTGTTAACGGTTGGGTTCGTTCTAATCGAAATAGTAAAAAAGTTGGGTTTTTAGATTTAAACGATGGTTCTTCAATTAATAACTTACAAGTAGTATATGATCCAAATTTAGAAAATAATAACAATTTAACTAATGTTACTACTGGTAGTGCTGTTACTATTACTGGTAATTTAATTTTAACACCAAATGCAAAACAACCATTTGAACTAAAAGTAATTACTGCTACTGTCTACAACATATGCGCTAATGATTATCCAATCCAAAAAAAAGAACATACAAATGAATTTCTTCGTGAACACGCACACTTACGTGTTCGTACTAATACTTTCTTGTCATTATTTAGAATTCGTGATCAAGTATCATGATCTATTCATAAATTTTTCCATGATAATCAATTTATTTACCTACATAGTCCTCTTATTACAGCTAATGATGCTGAAGGTGCTGGTGAAAATTTTATTGTTACTACTATAACTAATGATAAATATGAAAAGGATTTTTTTGGGAAAAAAGCCTCATTAACTGTTAGTGGTCAGTTAAATGCTGAAGCCTACGCTCAATCTTTACAAAAAGTTTACACATTTGGACCAACATTTCGTGCTGAAAAATCTAATACTACACGTCACGCAGCAGAATTTTGAATGGTAGAACCAGAATTTACCTTTAGTAATCTACAAGATAATATTATACTAGCCCAAAAACTAATAAAAACTGTTATTAGAGATGTTCTAAATAATTGTAATTCTGAATTAAAATTCTTAGAACAAAAACAAGAAACTAAAAATGAACAATCACTAATTGAAAAATTAGAAAAAATTGCCGATTTTAAATCTGATTTTAAAGTTATTACTTATACAGAAGTCATTGAATTACTTTTAAATGCACAAAAAAAAGGAAAAAAATTTGAATTTAATGAAATTAAATGAGGAATTGATTTACAATCAGAACATGAAAGATATTTATGTGAAGAAATAACTAAACAACCAACTTTTGTTATTAACTATCCACAAACCATCAAAGCTTTTTACATGAAACTTAATCCAATTGATAGTAATCATCCACAACAAAAAACAGTGGCAGCTATGGATTTATTAGTGCCAGGGATTGGTGAATTAATTGGTGGTTCTGTTCGTGAAGATAATTATGAACAATTACTAAAAAATAAAACTCAATTCAAAATTGAAGGTAATGATCTACAATGATATTTTGATTTAAGAAAATATGGATATGCACCAAGTGCTGGTTTTGGTTTAGGTCTAGAAAGATTTTTAATGTTTATTACTGGTATTAATAATATTAGAGATGTTATTCCTTTTCCTCGTACACCAAATAACTTATTATTCTAAAATAATAATATTTTAATAATATCTTTTTAAATTAAACTTATAATGTTATTTAAAACTCCTATTACTACATTAAAATCCAACATAATATATAATTAATTTAGTATTAAATAATTATTTAATAAGTTAAAAAAAAGAAAGGATATTTATATGCCAAAATCATATGAAATTATAAAAACAATATTAAAAAATAATACTTTTAAATTAAAAAGTAAACGTTTAAATTTAGAAATAATGATTGATTATAATCAAAAAGATCTAATTAATGTTCAACACTCAATTTACAATAGTTCAAAAGCAACCATTTTTTCTAAAGAATTACAAGAATTTTTAAAAAATGCTTACCATAATGCAGTTGCATCTAAAAAAATAGATATCCCATGAGTAATAACAGCAACTTTTAATTTACCAAAATTTGAAATTAATCAAAAAAAATTACCAAATTTATCATATATAACTGAAATTAATGACTTAAAAAATAAAATTATTAAAGAAGGTATAACTATTAAAAATGATGAAACATACTTTGAAATTAAACTTTCTTTAAAAGAAATATGTGAAAACTTTAATATTGAAAATTCTAACATAAAAGAATTACTAAATAATTGCTTAAAAATCCCAGATAATAATTTTGAAAAAATCAAACAACAAAGTAATTTAGATACTAAAGAAAACAAAACTTATAATTATCATTCTGTTCAATTATAAATAATTAAAAATGATTTTTTACTTCTATAATTTTTACCCTATATGTTTCTTTAATACCTTTAATATCAACAATATCACCAACAACACAATTCATAATTGATAGTGCTAATGGGCACTCATTAGAAATTAATCCTTCAAATGGATTACTTTCAATACTTCCAACAATTTTAAATTTTTCTTCTGATTCAGAAACAATTTTACCATGTTTAATTTTTACAATTGTTACTCAACTACCAACACGAACTGCTTTGATATTACTATTTTTACGTTGTTTTTGTTCTTCAAGAATAACAGCACTAGTAATAATCGTTTCAAGTTCTTGAATGCGTGCTTCATTTTTGCCTTGCTCTTCACGCGCACTAGTATAATCAGCATTTTCTGATAAATCGCCATCACCCCTAGCTGCTTTTAATCGTTCTTTTATTGATTCACGTTCAACATTAATTCGTTTATATAATTCAGTTTTTAACTTTTCTAAACCTTGTTCTGAAATTATTATTTCTTTATTTTTGTTAATTTCGCTCATTAAATGCCTCCATTTATATAATTTAATATTTTAAATATTTTAAGAACGTAAATAATTATATCATAAGGATAAATGGTTTTAAAAAAAGTATTCTTTTGAATACTTTTTTTAAAACCATTTACTTTATTAATTTTTCTTCTTTTAATAAAGAAATAATTTCTGATTTAACTTCTTCAAGTTTTTTATCTTCTACTTTTTCATCCATTTTTGTAATAATAAAAGCAATTTTACTAAAATTTTTTGCTTGTAAACCTAGAAAATTAAGAACTGACTTAGCTTTAACTTTAGTTTCATTACCAGTAAGTTTTACTGACTTCGTAATATCTGCATTATCAGGTAATTTAATGACTTCTACCTCAATATTTTTATACTTACTAATAGCAGCTGCAATTTTGGCTATTGGTCGTGCATGTAAACCAATCTTTTTTTCATCATCAATTTGCACAACATAAATAATACAATTCATTTTTTTCCTCCAAGATTTCTTAAAAATTTGTATAATATAGTTTATTTATAACATATTTTTTATTTTTTTTAAAAAAATAAATAATTTAAATTTTTCTTATTAAAATAATGACCTAGTAAATATTCAATTTTTTACAAATAAATTTTAATTTTTTTTAAAATAAATAAATAAATATGGTATTATTTATTAGTTAAAACATTAATAAGGAGAAAATAACTATGGCAAGAAAATGTGCTTTAAGTGGTATTGGTCCACTAGCTGGTAACAACCGTTCGCATGCGATGAACTCTTCTAGAAGAAAATGAAATCCAAACTTACAACCAGTAAAAATTGGTGGAAAAACTTTAATGATTAGTGCTCGTACTTTAAAAACTTTAAAGAAAAATAATGCTTTAGATAATAAAAAATAAAGTTATTTTATCTTTTGAAATATATAAATAAAGAATACTAATAAAAGAAAGAAATACTTTTCTTTTATTTTTTATATTAAATTAAAAATATTTAATAAAAAATATTAATAATATAGTCTAGAACCTACATTTTTTATAAAAATGAAATAATTTTTCTAGTTTTTATTAATTATATTGTTATAATACGTGTATGATAAAGAAAACTCTCAGTTGGGTGGATTTATATGCTAAAAAAAAGAATTTTGTCATTATTTTGATTAATCACAATGATTAGTATTTTTATTGTAACTTTAGTTAGTCATAAACCCTATTTTATTATGGGGGGTTCAACTTCAGTAGCACCTTTAATGCATACATTAATGGAAGACTATCCCGATAATCATAAAGAAGCAGACTTTACTTATAACAGTTTAGGTTCAGATGCAGCAGTAATTCCAGTTAATAAAAATATGTTTGGTATTGGCTGACTTTCAAAAGAATATACAACTCCTAATAATAATTTAATTTCTTTTGTTTTATCAAAAGATGGTATGATTTTAGTTTATAATTTGCCACAAGATTGCTTAGGTAATAATAAACCTCTAAATTTTACACAAGATAAAGTAAAAAAAATGTATTTATCGAAATCACCTATTTTCTGAAGAGATTTATTTCCACAAAATACTTCAGAACCAAATCAAGGTTGAATCAAACCAACTTGTAACCTCAAAATTTTACCTTATACTAGAGAAAATGGTTCAGGAACACGAGATGTTTTTAAGGAAAAAGTTCTGGGTAATTCAAAAGCATATTATCCACAAGCAATAACTGTTAATTCAAGTACACAAATGTTTAATATGTCTAGTGGTGGTGTTGGCTATAGTTCATATTCAGATAAAAAACAATTAGATTCGAATAAACAATTCACTAATATTCATATTGCTAATTGAGAAAATATTGCTCCAAGTTTAGACACCATTAAAAATGGTACTTATCAGTTATCACGACCATTTACAGGTTTAATAAATAAAAATTTTAAACAAATTAATACTTTAGTTAAATTTCTAAAATTCTTGTTTATTCCTGACTATCCAGGTCATAACGAATACGTAGTTCCTGCTTTTTCAGAAACTCAGTACGCACAATCAGCAGTACCATTAACTGACAAATTAAATTATGATTTAAATCAGTGATTAAACAATTTTCCATAAAGGAGTATTAATAAATGAAATCCAAATCTTTTAAAAAGTTTTGACATAAAATAACTTTTAATCATTTTAATAAAAATCATGATCCAAAAAATGTTTTTATTAGTGAACAAAAAAAACATACTTATGATCTGATTGCTAAAATTTGTGTATTGTCTATATCTTCATTAGCACTAATTGCCGCTTCATTATTAATTGGTTTTATTATCGGTCAAACATTTAGTAATATGAGTTTTCTAAATTGATTTAAAATGTTAGGAAATAGTAAATGATTACCTAGTGCTAATAGTTTTGGTATTATTGCCTTTATCGTTGCCACTTTTTGAGTTGCACTATTTTCAATGATACTTGCTGTTCCTTTAAGTTTACTAACATCATTATTTATATGTGAATTTTTACCACCAAAATTAAAAAAAACAACATTAACTTTAGTAGAATTATTATCTGGTATTCCTTCAATTGTTTTTGGTGCTTTTGGTTTAATGACCATTGGCCCTATTTTTGTAAAAATGGGAGCACCAACCAAAGAAAATATGATGACAGCAAGTTTTATTTTATCAATGATGGCATTACCAACAATTATTTCATTATCTGTTAATGCTATTACTCGAGTACCAAAATCTTATCTATATGCATCATTAGCACTAGGTATTAGCAGGACTGACACTAGTTTTAAAGTCATTTTTAAAGCGGCAAAAACCAAAATCATTGGTGCAATAATTTTTGGATTCGGAAGAGTCATCGGTGAAACAATGGCCGTTGTTATGATTGCTGGTAATAGTACTCTAACCCCAAATTTTGCACATGGTCCACTTGCATTTTTATTTAGTTCAATTTCTACTTTAGCGGGAGTAATTGGACTAGAAATTGGAGAAGCAGTTAGTTCTCAACAAATATCAGCATTATATGGAATTGGTTTATTTTTATTTATTATAGTTTCAATAATTAACTTTATTGTTTTAATAATTTATAAACGTAGTGATAAAAAAGCAAAAGGTCATAAAAAACCACGAAATTATAATTTAAAAAAAATAAATCTATCTGATAATCAACTAATGTTAACTATTAGTGAAAAAACTATTAAAAATCAAGGCTGAAAACACTTTAAAGACTATTTTCGATTATTCTTTATGGGGCTAGCTTGTTTTATTACTATGGGATTAATTATTTGAATTATTGGTGATATTATTATTAATGGTATCTTCAACATTAGTGGTAATGCTGGTAGTAGCATTTTCAATTTTAATTTTGCAGCTTTAATTTCAACAACTGGTGATGAAGGTTACTTATCAATTATCACAATGACATGTTTATTGGTATTAACAACAATTACTATTGCTATGCCATTAGGTATTATTGGTGCAATTTATCTTCACGAATATGCCAAAAATGGTTGATTTGCTTCAATATTACGTTTTGTGCTAAATACCTT is part of the Spiroplasma endosymbiont of Lasioglossum villosulum genome and harbors:
- a CDS encoding Mbov_0401 family ICE element transposase-like protein, with protein sequence MQKWVRVCLVDEWLELPKYKRIGEDVEQIIIEYFADGKRYHDICAICKKAGISVSTVHRVFKNLEVIEANPVKVKLEKNQPIFVAIDDGHRKFWDFKRKGIKHSMRLITTYTDNINHKVQNKRVKAIIRPTRTAIGVKKTVEFIKEHCKKFYENVEQAKIIICGDSAGWIKDVADYLGAEFILDKFHLIRRLYLGILAGNKGKYLKEYNHCKNLINNGKYDELIDYLYNQLDNHKKLKKKYFKNNKQGIENQGKKWNIGCYTETNIWHVLKEMLGNRTYNILIYIKMVIFKCNKINLET
- the greA gene encoding transcription elongation factor GreA, with the translated sequence MSEINKNKEIIISEQGLEKLKTELYKRINVERESIKERLKAARGDGDLSENADYTSAREEQGKNEARIQELETIITSAVILEEQKQRKNSNIKAVRVGSWVTIVKIKHGKIVSESEEKFKIVGSIESNPFEGLISNECPLALSIMNCVVGDIVDIKGIKETYRVKIIEVKNHF
- a CDS encoding HPr family phosphocarrier protein; its protein translation is MNCIIYVVQIDDEKKIGLHARPIAKIAAAISKYKNIEVEVIKLPDNADITKSVKLTGNETKVKAKSVLNFLGLQAKNFSKIAFIITKMDEKVEDKKLEEVKSEIISLLKEEKLIK
- the pstA gene encoding phosphate ABC transporter permease PstA, coding for MKSKSFKKFWHKITFNHFNKNHDPKNVFISEQKKHTYDLIAKICVLSISSLALIAASLLIGFIIGQTFSNMSFLNWFKMLGNSKWLPSANSFGIIAFIVATFWVALFSMILAVPLSLLTSLFICEFLPPKLKKTTLTLVELLSGIPSIVFGAFGLMTIGPIFVKMGAPTKENMMTASFILSMMALPTIISLSVNAITRVPKSYLYASLALGISRTDTSFKVIFKAAKTKIIGAIIFGFGRVIGETMAVVMIAGNSTLTPNFAHGPLAFLFSSISTLAGVIGLEIGEAVSSQQISALYGIGLFLFIIVSIINFIVLIIYKRSDKKAKGHKKPRNYNLKKINLSDNQLMLTISEKTIKNQGWKHFKDYFRLFFMGLACFITMGLIIWIIGDIIINGIFNISGNAGSSIFNFNFAALISTTGDEGYLSIITMTCLLVLTTITIAMPLGIIGAIYLHEYAKNGWFASILRFVLNTLASTPSIIFGMFGFTFFITFLQISFSAIAASLTLTIVILPLIIRAVEDTLKSVPIEYREASLALGASKFETIRKVVIPAAIGGIITSMILSMGRIIGESAPVYLTLGSTVAFPNKGFLSSGQTLTTHILLVNKESNDPNKLGKMYQTALITVILIFILNFIAKHFEKSLTTGIGVKTKCSIELLKEKMKARKNQRIAIKKEK
- a CDS encoding PstS family phosphate ABC transporter substrate-binding protein, with the protein product MLKKRILSLFWLITMISIFIVTLVSHKPYFIMGGSTSVAPLMHTLMEDYPDNHKEADFTYNSLGSDAAVIPVNKNMFGIGWLSKEYTTPNNNLISFVLSKDGMILVYNLPQDCLGNNKPLNFTQDKVKKMYLSKSPIFWRDLFPQNTSEPNQGWIKPTCNLKILPYTRENGSGTRDVFKEKVLGNSKAYYPQAITVNSSTQMFNMSSGGVGYSSYSDKKQLDSNKQFTNIHIANWENIAPSLDTIKNGTYQLSRPFTGLINKNFKQINTLVKFLKFLFIPDYPGHNEYVVPAFSETQYAQSAVPLTDKLNYDLNQWLNNFP
- the asnS gene encoding asparagine--tRNA ligase; translation: MIYTINNLFINSNDKTKKIPTQVTVNGWVRSNRNSKKVGFLDLNDGSSINNLQVVYDPNLENNNNLTNVTTGSAVTITGNLILTPNAKQPFELKVITATVYNICANDYPIQKKEHTNEFLREHAHLRVRTNTFLSLFRIRDQVSWSIHKFFHDNQFIYLHSPLITANDAEGAGENFIVTTITNDKYEKDFFGKKASLTVSGQLNAEAYAQSLQKVYTFGPTFRAEKSNTTRHAAEFWMVEPEFTFSNLQDNIILAQKLIKTVIRDVLNNCNSELKFLEQKQETKNEQSLIEKLEKIADFKSDFKVITYTEVIELLLNAQKKGKKFEFNEIKWGIDLQSEHERYLCEEITKQPTFVINYPQTIKAFYMKLNPIDSNHPQQKTVAAMDLLVPGIGELIGGSVREDNYEQLLKNKTQFKIEGNDLQWYFDLRKYGYAPSAGFGLGLERFLMFITGINNIRDVIPFPRTPNNLLF
- the rpmB gene encoding 50S ribosomal protein L28, with the protein product MARKCALSGIGPLAGNNRSHAMNSSRRKWNPNLQPVKIGGKTLMISARTLKTLKKNNALDNKK